A window of Trichoderma atroviride chromosome 3, complete sequence contains these coding sequences:
- a CDS encoding uncharacterized protein (EggNog:ENOG41), which produces MRTTLRRSCNACAKAKLGCDLRVPQCSRCLKRKSKCVYANSPLNTPLDATGPLAETTGHSSLHVAAKNEGEALSVVSQEREMVSRPSENPGLLINPATASFDPFDSYPSTRLPRLHVQRLIHRFLSSIAFQYYPLDLNIESNPFIVSWWPLALADQALFHVSLQTASLYEELQAQKGFPISDLLMVDSIALVRRRIENSSLAFQDETIDSVVTLAAIEHGKGNIEASKTHIDGVKRMVIFRGGINEVKRKSPLTARMVSWVSMLVMGAPQFPAKDDFGDGDGISPIPQWQLASTDAETPGGIFDDLNINPALGSILSRLKPIFQDPRHSNLTNTALHDLTCYVIHRLLLLPPLIDGNPMQSAASECLRYAAALYMLIIHGTTYYSHAGLAHIIILQLRYHLMVLAGTSYMHEPHIIWALSVGMVSTMGGEGHQWFLNETTAAAETLDLETWEHVLMRLQSILWIRVPQEDLFHQTWNEVFEAAAKRRQQVSLLASQSPN; this is translated from the exons ATGCGCACAACCCTGCGCAGGTCCTGCAACGCATGCGCAAAGGCGAAGCTAGGCTGTGATCTCCGAGTTCCGCAGTGCTCTCGATGCCTCAAGCGCAAGTCCAAGTGCGTTTATGCCAACTCGCCTCTGAATACGCCCCTGGACGCAACGGGGCCATTAGCAGAGACGACGGGGCACAGCTCGTTACATGTAGCTGCTAAGAATGAGGGCGAGGCGTTGTCTGTGGTGTCgcaggagagggagatggtATCGCGACCCTCGGAAAACCCGGGATTGTTGATAAATCCGGCGACAGCGTCCTTTGATCCCTTTGACTCATACCCGTCGACAAGACTCCCTCGACTGCATGTGCAACGCCTCATCCACCGGT TTCTTTCCAGCATTGCGTTTCAATATTATCCCTTGGATCTCAATATAGAGTCAAATCCGTTCATTGTTTCCTGGTGGCCGCTTGCCCTTGCAGATCAAGCGTTATTCCATGTTTCATTACAGACAGCCTCTCTTTATGAGGAGCTGCAGGCGCAAAAGGGATTTCCAATATCCGACCTCCTCATGGTGGACTCGATTGCGTTAGTCAGAAGAAGGATCGAAAACTCATCATTGGCGTTTCAAGACGAGACCATTGACTCTGTGGTGACCTTGGCGGCCATTGAG CATGGCAAGGGAAACATCGAAGCCAGCAAAACGCATATCGATGGAGTCAAGAGGATGGTCATCTTCAGAGGTGGAATCAATGAAGTAAAGCGCAAAAGTCCACTGACGGCGCGTATGGTGTCATG GGTATCTATGCTGGTAATGGGAGCTCCTCAATTCCCAGCCAAGGatgactttggcgatggagatggtaTCAGTCCAATACCGCAGTGGCAACTTGCTTCAACCGACGCAGAAACCCCGGGAGGGATCTTTGACGATTTAAATATAAACCCGGCCCTGGGCAGCATTTTATCACGTCTAAAACCCATCTTTCAGGACCCACGGCATTCGAATCTCACAAATACAGCACTGCATGATCTGACGTGTTATGTCATACAcaggctgctgttgctgcctcCACTCATAGATGGGAATCCGATGCAGTCAGCTGCTTCAGAGTGCCTTCGATATGCGGCGGCCCTCTATATGCTAATCATACACGGCACCACATACTATTCCCACGCCGGATTGGCACACATCATAATCCTTCAACTACGGTACCATCTAATGGTCTTGGCTGGAACTAGCTACATGCATGAGCCACACATAATCTGGGCTCTTTCTGTTGGCATGGTGTCGACGATGGGGGGAGAGGGCCATCAGTGGTTCTTGAATGAAACCACTGCGGCTGCAGAAACCCTCGACCTCGAGACTTGGGAGCATGTGCTCATGCGGCTGCAGAGCATACTTTGGATAAGAGTGCCACAGGAAGACCTTTTTCACCAGACGTGGAATGAAGTatttgaggctgctgcgaaACGCAGGCAACAAGTTTCTCTGCTTGCATCGCAATCACCCAATTAG
- a CDS encoding uncharacterized protein (TransMembrane:1 (o41-60i)) produces MATIIESGIPATVQVITNGTQNDVSSQASGLLSKYLPRSNWQIAVTALMILIAYDQFLYIKQKGSIAGPMFKIPLMGPFLQAIYPKFDAYLAQFASGPLSCVSVFHKFVVLATDRDLAHKVFKSPTFTRPCLVPMAIEIMRPTAWVFLNGKAHAEFRRGLTGLFTNKALSTYLPVQEKVYGDYFKKFVQASKENKGKPSVFMGWFREINCALSCRTFFGDYISQEAVKRIADDFYLVTDALDLVNVPLSIYIPFTKCWRGKRTADAVLAEFTKAAAACKANMASGARPTCIVDQWVEHMFESQKYNEAIAAGAEGIEKPTNLIREFSPEEIAQTLFTFLFAAQDASSSATTWLFQIMAQRPDVLDRLREENLAVRGGDKNRPFELGMFESMTYTHAVVKEVLRYRPPVIFVPYLATKAFPVTPNYTVPKNAMIVPTCYPALHDPVAYPSPDVFDPERWITGDAESKTKNWLVFGAGAHDCIARRYVPLTLAHMIGKASLEVDWVHHETSRSEEIRVFATLFPMDECPLVFTERK; encoded by the exons ATGGCCACTATTATCGAAAGTGGCATTCCAGCCACTGTCCAAGTCATAACGAATGGTACTCAGAATGATGTTTCGAGTCAAGCGAGTGGTCTGTTATCAAAATATCTGCCTAGATCGAACTGGCAGATAGCTGTCACGGcgttgatgattttgatCGCATACGATCAGT ttttatatataaaacagAAAGGATCAATAGCTGGGCCCATGTTCAAGATTCCACTCATGGGACCATTCCTGCAAGCAATCTACCCAAAGTTCGATGCCTATCTCGCACAGTTCGCCAGTGGCCCCTTGAGTTGCGTATCTGTATTCCACAA GTTTGTTGTCTTGGCCACGGACCGCGATCTCGCACACAAAGTGTTCAAATCCCCAACGTTTACGAGACCATGCCTTGTCCCGATGGCGATAGAGATAATGCGTCCTACAGCATGGGTTTTTCTGAATGGAAAAGCACACGCCGAGTTCCGCAGAGGATTGACTGGCCTATTCACAAACAAAGCTTTGAGCACATATCTGCCAGTTCAAGAAAAGGTCTATGGAGACTACTTCAAAAAGTTCGTTCAAGCTAgcaaagagaacaagggaAAGCCCTCTGTGTTTATGGGTTGGTTCAGAGAGATCAACTGCGCGCTATCATGCCGAACATTCTTTGGAGATTACATCTCCCAGGAGGCAGTCAAGAGAATTGCAGACGACTTCTACCTCGTTACTGATGCTCTCGACCTAGTCAACGTCCCGCTCTCTATCTATATCCCATTCACAAAGTGCTGGCGAGGAAAGCGTACCGCAGATGCCGTGCTGGCAGAATTCACAAAGGCCGCTGCGGCATGCAAGGCCAACATGGCTTCCGGTGCCAGACCTACATGCATCGTTGACCAGTGGGTTGAGCACATGTTTGAATCTCAAAAGTACAACGAAGCAATTGCTGCAGGTGCCGAGGGAATCGAGAAGCCGACCAATCTTATTCGCGAATTCTCACCGGAAGAAATCGCCCAGACACTATTCACTTTCCTCTTTGCGGCTCAAGATGCGTCTAGCAGCGCCACCACATGGCTGTTCCAGATTATGGCTCAGAGACCAGATGTTTTGGACCGCTTGCGGGAGGAGAACTTGGCTGTGCGAGGTGGCGATAAGAACCGACCGTTCGAACTTGGCATGTTCGAGTCAATGACTTATACGCATGCCGTGGTCAAAGAAGTCCTCCGCTATCGCCCGCCCGTCATCTTTGTGCCTTACCTCGCCACCAAGGCATTCCCGGTTACCCCAAACTACACGGTTCCCAAGAATGCAATGATCGTCCCGACTTGTTACCCGGCTCTTCATGACCCGGTAGCCTATCCGAGCCCTGATGTATTTGACCCAGAACGATGGATCACAGGCGATGCAGAGTCAAAGACCAAAAACTGGCTGGTATTCGGTGCTGGCGCACACGACTGTATTGCACGACGATATGTGCCGCTTACTCTTGCTCACATGATTGGCAAGGCTTCACTGGAGGTTGATTGGGTGCACCACGAAACGAGCCGCTCGGAAGAGATTCGAGTTTTTGCTACCTTGTTTCCTATG GATGAATGCCCACTTGTTTTTACGGAGCGAAAATAA
- a CDS encoding uncharacterized protein (EggNog:ENOG41), with the protein MALQKTCLVTGCSAGGVGAAFVEAFKNKGYHVFATARSPSKIPQPLHDAPNVTVLALDVTSAESIAAALVEVQNKTSKLDVLINNAGLGLNMPGLDTSLEEAKGLFNPNFFGALAMMQAFGPLLVAAKGCVVNNSSVGGVFNFPFSSIYNASKAALIQGGETWRLEMAPLGVRVMTLVTGGIATNFFVNMQTLIFPENSYYKPIKDIIEENPEENPYGQKPDAFAQDVLQRVERGATGKQWVGGGAGVARFGLWLMPQGAIDKLCQSMKPFAKKLEQEHAKLA; encoded by the exons ATGGCTCTACAGAAGACTTGTCTCGTCACAGGCTGCTCCGCCGGTGGAGTTGGCGCCGCATTCGTTGAAGCCTTCAAGAACAAGGGCTATCACGTCTTTGCAACAGCACGCTCGCCCTCCAAGATACCGCAGCCTCTCCACGATGCGCCCAACGTTACTGTTCTCGCACTCGATGTGACGTCCGCGGAATCGATTGCAGCAGCACTTGTAGAAGTTCAGAACAAAACGAGCAAACTCGAcgtcctcatcaacaacgctGGGCTAGGACTCAATATGCCAGGCCTCGACACATCCCTCGAGGAAGCCAAGGGCTTATTCAATCCCAACTTCTTCGGAGCCCTGGCTATGATGCAAGCTTTTGGTCCTTTGCTGGTAGCAGCCAAGGGCTGTGTGGTTAATAACTCCTCTGTGGGCGGCGTCTTCAATTTTCCTTTCTCAA GCATCTACAACGCCAGCAAGGCGGCACTGATTCAAGGAGGCGAGACCTGGCGCCTTGAAATGGCACCGCTTGGAGTTCGCGTCATGACTCTCGTGACCGGCGGCATTGCAACAAACTTCTTTGTCAACATGCAAACGCTCATCTTCCCAGAAAACTCTTACTATAAGCCCATAAAAGATATCATTGAGGAAAACCCAGAGGAGAATCCCTATGGCCAGAAGCCGGACGCATTTGCCCAGGATGTTTTGCAACGAGTTGAAAGGGGGGCGACTGGCAAGCAATGGGtcggtggcggcgctggtgtAGCTCGATTTGGCTTGTGGTTGATGCCTCAAGGCGCTATT GATAAACTCTGCCAAAGTATGAAACCATTTGCCAAGAAGCTAGAGCAAGAGCATGCCAAACTTGCTTGA
- a CDS encoding uncharacterized protein (EggNog:ENOG41), translating into MPNTRAKSCHNCRVAKSRCSLSSPCSRCAKRCLQCHYPQSRMRDAGIQQRRKDFRPILPVTNAPTAIDNIANHGRLLAENSVSVAEISDAVAADAANYFANSDANSEENSFDAMATLLGIGTKMPNLAIYPSDTFSPFDISVTPAFGHETTLSPDRQGDSDNSSVSRYFVDPLQASDPLSLPYSVSGFGLSAASSPMPTSISFSSPNFLLTAMDSADTPDKPPLSMRERSFQQGSLTAKMILSQLFDYTRRIAEGKNLPPFIHPPCFLSQNDECPTEAPHSCLPQSLAICRNLTQMFYSRTSESTSFIWRQIYIHLREMRAEYNNYDTKSMLEALQAILIYGLLCSQSTESVSREDIDWLISTTEIFARRLYSISSYDQGLDYASLSRSKWVFVESQRRMACLMYLMDLLLHVKGQTPSKGRCPEFVDLPLPCTRELWQPISDRDWRRRYNEENNSKLMKGNRGLTMGNLFLLRQSLSRGENFLKTAKADLARELAEWVEKVDDLSMLLWMAVALEGDGQAKMIQGTLAME; encoded by the exons ATGCCCAATACCCGAGCCAAATCTTGCCACAACTGCCGCGTGGCCAAATCGCGATGTTCCTTGTCATCTCCTTGTTCGCGGTGCGCAAAGCGCTGCCTCCAGTGCCACTATCCGCAGAGCCGTATGCGCGATGCAGGTATTCAGCAACGCAGGAAGGATTTTAGACCAATATTGCCTGTGACGAATGCTCCGACAGCCATTGACAATATTGCAAACCATGGACGTCTACTTGCGGAGAATTCAGTTTCTGTTGCTGAGATTTCAGATGCTGTAGCAGCAGACGCAGCAAACTACTTTGCCAACTCCGACGCAAATTCAGAAGAGAACTCGTTTGATGCTATGGCTACGTTACTCGGTATTGGTACCAAGATGCCAAACCTAGCTATCTATCCGAGCGATACATTTTCACCTTTTGACATTTCTGTGACACCAGCATTTGGTCATGAGACAACTCTATCGCCGGATAGACAGGGAGATTCTGACAACAGCTCTGTATCTCGATACTTTGTTGATCCTTTGCAAGCATCGGatcctctttctcttccataCTCTGTGTCGGGCTTTGGACTCAgcgctgcatcttctcctATGCCGACTAGCATCAGTTTCAGCAGCCCGAATTTCCTATTGACGGCGATGGACTCAGCTGATACCCCAGACAAGCCTCCTCTTTCGATGCGCGAGAGATCATTTCAGCAAGGCTCTCTGACAGCCAAGATGATATTAAGCCAGCTCTTTGACTATACCCGCCGAATTGCAGAGGGTAAAAACTTGCCGCCCTTTATACATCCCCCGTGTTTCCTTAGTCAAAACGACGAATGCCCTACAGAGGCACCTCATAGTTGCTTGCCTCAGTCTTTGGCTATTTGCAGAAACCTTACCCAAATGTTCTATTCTCGAACCTCAGAAAGCACTTCTTTCATTTGGCGGCAGATATACATTCACCTGCGCGAGATGCGCGCGGAG TATAACAATTATGATACGAAAAGCATGCTAGAGGCTTTGCAAGCGATCTTGATATATGGCCTGTTATGTTCACAGTCCACAGAGTCTGTGTCAAGAGAGGATATTGACTGGCTAATTTCAACAACAGAG ATTTTTGCTCGCCGACTGTACAGCATCAGCTCATACGACCAAGGGTTAGACTACGCATCCTTGTCTCGCAGCAAATGGGTCTTTGTGGAAAGTCAAAGAAG AATGGCATGCCTCATGTACCTAATGGACTTGTTACTTCATGTAAAAGGCCAAACTCCTTCGAAGGGGAGATGCCCGGAGTTTGTCGATCTGCCTTTGCCATGTACCCGAGAACTTTGGCAGCCTATATCCGACAGAgactggagaagaagatataACGAGGAGAACAACTCAAAGTTGATGAAGGGAAATCGGGGTTTGACAATGGGAAATTTATTTCTACTGAGGCAGTCATTGTCTCGTGGCGAAAACTTTCTCAAGACGGCTAAAGCTGACCTCGCGAGAGAATTGGCCGAATGGGTTGAGAAGGTGGACGATTTGTCGATGCTTTTGTGGATGGCGGTTGCGCTAGAGGGGGATGGACAAGCCAAGATGATACAAGGGACGTTGGCAATGGAATGA
- a CDS encoding uncharacterized protein (EggNog:ENOG41) — MAGGLRCSLCQFVISDEDIITGDDETKYGGMICPSPTYSYFKSIWELHCLRRCHRQCLNMISPRYLKCLWDMTDASKYDYMPSARQLDIRQRKIKSLMGTELLTHFAHSKSNLPLELWEIVAEYLLPHFTTANLQSLWEPTPKPCYANMTQPIWCKYVEFEGNQYVSTFSNEPKSDDWELVFQPSNAGIVDVYAAENHFGITKLLFSSPHNLPKVDEVEGIWWRKSRIDEESLNIRASSDGIKLRRLMGVEEDDTAWSVPKSNSVRFEHFTPSHLVKLPDRMASLVINHPSIVGYSILWDIGLTKFYAHRRGEAGFRYQSSPYKSWLHMPIDPGEVITEVWLRQSLSRRERALGIKTSTGRVFIAGVYSGRCTNWSLVGRPGQTAEVFLDCSGTELMSLAFESDKPAPPRISTSYTQTIRGYISFRHRRLLLLGPRLDWSSECYSL; from the exons ATGGCGGGAGGACTACGATGCTCCCTCTGCCAATTTGTTATTTCAGACGAAGATATCATCACAG GGGATGACGAGACCAAATACGGCGGAATGATATGCCCCTCCCCTACTTATTCATATTTCAAATCTATCTGGGAGCTTCACTGCTTAAGACGCTGTCATCGGCAGTGCCTGAACATGATAAGTCCGCGATATCTAAAATGTCTCTGGGATATGACAGACGCGTCGAAATATGATTACATGCCTAGTGCTCGGCAACTGGATATCCGCCAACGCAAAATCAAGTCCCTTATGGGTACAGAGCTCTTGACACATTTTGCGCACTCAAAATCGAATCTGCCATTAGAGCTCTGGGAAATCGTTGCAGAGTATCTACTGCCGCACTTTACAACGGCGAACCTACAAAGTCTGTGGGAACCTACACCAAAGCCTTGCTATGCCAACATGACACAGCCTATATGGTGCAAGTACGTTGAGTTTGAGGGTAACCAATATGTATCGACATTCTCCAATGAGCCCAAAAGTGATGACTGGGAACTGGTATTCCAACCGTCCAACGCGGGAATTGTCGACGTATATGCGGCAGAGAACCACTTCGGCATCACAAAATTGCTCTTCTCTAGCCCCCATAATTTACCAAAGGTCGATGAGGTCGAAGGGATATGGTGGCGCAAAAGTCGTATCGACGAAGAAAGTTTAAATATTCGCGCATCCTCAGAT GGCATCAAACTTCGCCGTCTGATGGGTGTGGAGGAGGATGATACTGCATGGAGCGTCCCAAAATCCAACAGCGTCCGATTTGAGCATTTTACTCCCAGCCATTTGGTCAAGCTTCCGGATCGAATGGCGTCGCTCGTTATCAACCACCCTTCCATCGTTGGTTATTCCATTCTCTGGGATATAGGATTGACCAAATTCTATGCTCACCGGAGAGGCGAAGCTGGATTCAGGTACCAGTCCAGCCCTTATAAATCCTGGCTGCATATGCCAATCGATCCTGGCGAGGTCATCACTGAAGTCTGGCTGCGCCAGAGTTTAAGTCGCCGAGAGAGAGCTCTAGGG ATCAAAACAAGTACAGGAAGAGTCTTCATTGCTGGCGTCTATTCTGGTCGGTGTACAAACTGGTCTTTAGTAGGCAGACCGGGCCAGACGGCAGAAGTATTCCTCGATTGTTCAGGAACGGAATTAATGTCGTTAGCATTCGAGAGCGACAAGCCTGCGCCCCCCCGAATTTCCACTTCCTATACCCAAACCATCAGGGGGTATATCTCCTTCCGTCATAGAAGATTACTTTTACTCGGACCACGACTTGACTGGTCTAGTGAGTGTTACTCCTTGTAA
- a CDS encoding uncharacterized protein (EggNog:ENOG41), with product MTPPTGDENTPVQVTKTADGITTITINRHHRRNAVDGPTARKLTEAFIAFEDDPSQKVCVFHGAHGSFCAGFDLHEVAKWNGPGDMDYMGPIVDGGHAVTGDRQIGPIGPSRLQIKKPVICAVAGYAVAGGMELSLLGDIRVVEEDAVFGIFCRRFGVPLIDGGTVRLQAIIGLGRALDLILTGRPVGAQEALQMGLANRVVPKGQSLEEATKIARQLLGFPQECMNVDRSNCYYSAYNATSFVDALRNEFANGSQVITTESVKGAAQFSAGAGRHGVFKSADNSNL from the coding sequence ATGACGCCACCAACCGGAGACGAGAACACGCCTGTGCAAGTTACCAAGACTGCTGACGGCATCACTACCATCACCATTAACAGACACCACCGCAGAAATGCAGTTGACGGCCCTACCGCACGAAAGCTGACCGAGGCTTTTATTGCTTTCGAAGACGATCCTAGTCAAAAGGTGTGCGTCTTCCATGGCGCCCATGGATCCTTCTGCGCCGGCTTCGATTTACACGAGGTTGCCAAATGGAATGGTCCCGGAGACATGGACTACATGGGCCCAATTGTTGATGGCGGTCATGCCGTGACCGGTGACCGCCAAATCGGGCCTATCGGCCCCTCTAGGCTTCAGATCAAAAAGCCTGTGATCTGTGCAGTGGCAGGATATGCTGTTGCAGGAGGCATGGAGCTGTCTCTCCTGGGCGATATCCGTGTCGTTGAAGAGGATGCTGTTTTCGGCATTTTCTGTCGACGCTTTGGTGTTCCACTCATCGACGGTGGCACAGTTCGGCTCCAAGCAATTATTGGTCTCGGCCGTGCCTTGGATCTGATCCTCACCGGCAGACCAGTTGGGGCTCAAGAGGCTCTCCAGATGGGTCTTGCAAACCGCGTTGTTCCCAAGGGACAGTCTTTGGAGGAGGCTACGAAGATTGCTAGACAGCTGCTTGGCTTCCCCCAAGAATGCATGAACGTGGACCGGTCAAACTGCTACTACTCGGCTTATAACGCGACGTCGTTTGTGGATGCGCTGAGAAATGAGTTTGCGAATGGATCGCAGGTAATTACGACGGAGAGCGTCAAGGGCGCGGCCCAGTTTAGTGCCGGAGCTGGGCGACATGGTGTATTTAAAAGTGCAGATAATTCGAACCTTTAG
- a CDS encoding uncharacterized protein (EggNog:ENOG41): MSKLASDPGEKSLTKLLATLTTTLHDTTYVFATLTDTSKLPPLAETQLLFKETEGITVIVSQEYAEAHKIDFFFPCKMITLNVTSSLEAVGFMAVIATKLAEYKMGVNPVSGFYHDHCFVPLGREQEAVEVLHRLAEEYKQKALVDN; this comes from the coding sequence ATGTCGAAGCTCGCAAGCGACCCTGGCGAGAAATCGCTTACCAAGCTCTTGGCCACTCTCACAACTACTCTGCATGACACAACTTACGTCTTCGCAACTCTTACCGACACATCGAAACTCCCACCGTTAGCTGAAACCCAGCTCTTGTTCAAAGAAACAGAGGGAATCACAGTCATTGTCAGCCAGGAATACGCGGAAGCACACAAgattgatttcttcttcccttgcAAGATGATTACGCTAAATGTGACGTCAAGCTTGGAGGCTGTCGGGTTCATGGCGGTCATAGCGACGAAACTGGCGGAATACAAAATGGGGGTTAACCCGGTCAGCGGCTTTTATCATGATCATTGTTTTGTACCTCTGGGGAGAGAGCAGGAAGCAGTTGAAGTTTTACATCGATTGGCAGAAGAATATAAGCAAAAGGCGCTGGTAGACAATTAG
- a CDS encoding uncharacterized protein (EggNog:ENOG41), whose protein sequence is MFHRRTSLARCFPIKMSGGDSTGNIPAGDFDLLLFRRRRFRTAKACYPCRRRKVKCDLNQPCGTCISREHPDLCDYTTNTFAGADPSTSEQSLDSREQQQSEAANVNSTASAMAQGVFVDLALPYGTKVHLGSESLPGVFSMAGQKGKDSSVKPLMDPKAIFELLCLQNSSTTFPFTNLWMPGDGIEKVYSALPEDDVILSHFRLYQESLFHLESSIINLLNFETSLQEFLQRRRNTPLDAFLEPLSVYPISWFGLLFGMLACGAQLASIEGQLDTTKAWVFACCSFQCLRSCNFTSYPNIEVVQTLIMLVNYLRNQGDAGASWSMLGLAIRLAQALGIHCTPDPHTISNTKEREEAIIKSSIWRSLVWQDTLSSLCYDRPSGITVLESIPSTTSSPRFYSFFDSSHHLFVTANKISHSQNQAKFSGERLPNETILDFRKIVNVIETRSVPHLQDLSKCQSKNDYLQHYIFRLFSDSVMVCLYRPAMTGDETQDSDITEYYLNRCRSALQTYMELLKLNGAFQRLWFFVHITFSCALILGQAANTQNVHADKEFLKRFFHSVSENRAFVNLPVYENAWKLLREFLFANEPIMES, encoded by the exons ATGTTTCACAGGCGAACCTCGTTGGCACGCTGCTTCCCGATCAAAATGTCTGGAGGCGACTCAACAGGAAACATCCCAGCGGGAGACTTCGACCTGCTGCTATTTAGACGACGTCGATTCCGCACCGCAAAGGCTTGTTATCCGTGTCGACGACGAAAAGTCAAGTGTGACCTTAACCAGCCATGCGGGACTTGCATCAGTCGGGAGCATCCCGATTTGTGTGACTACACGACCAATACCTTTGCTGGAGCGGATCCATCCACTTCCGAGCAGAGCCTGGATAGCAGGGAGCAGCAACAGTCAGAAGCTGCCAATGTGAACTCCACGGCTTCTGCCATGGCTCAGGGCGTCTTTGTTGACCTGGCGCTGCCGTACGGTACAAAGGTGCATCTGGGCTCGGAGTCTCTACCTGGTGTCTTCTCAATGGCAGgtcaaaaaggaaaagactcTTCGGTGAAACCTTTGATGGACCCAAAGGCAATATTTGAACTGTTGTGCCTTCAAAACTCTAGCACCACGTTTCCCTTTACGAATCTGTGGATGCCAGGTGATGGCATTGAAAAGGTCTACAGCGCTTTGCCAGAAGACGACGTTATCTTGAG CCACTTTCGACTATACCAAGAATCTCTATTTCACCTCGAGTCCTCGATTATAAATTTACTAAACTTTGAGACTTCACTTCAGGAGTTTCTTCAAAGGCGAAGAAATACTCCCCTCGATGCTTTCCTAGAACCCCTTTCTGTGTATCCAATCTCGTGGTTTGGATTGCTATTCGGAATGCTGGCATGCGGTGCCCAACTTGCTTCGATAGAAGGGCAGCTTGATACCACGAAAGCATGGGTTTTTG CATGCTGCTCTTTTCAATGCTTACGATCATGCAACTTCACTTCGTACCCAAATATAGAGGTTGTTCAGACCTTGATAATGCTGGTAAACTACTTGAGGAACCAGGGAGACGCAGGGGCGTCGTGGTCCATGTTGG GCTTAGCAATACGACTTGCCCAAGCCCTGGGCATTCACTGCACGCCAGATCCACACACTATCAGCAatacaaaagaaagagaagaagccattaTCAAGTCTTCTATATG GCGTTCTTTAGTCTGGCAAGACACTCTTTCATCCCTTTGCTACGATCGACCGTCCGGAATTACTGTCCTTGAATCCATTCCATCGACCACTTCTTCGCCGCGATTCTATTCATTCTTCGACAGCTCTCACCATTTGTTTGTGACTGCAAACAAGATCAGTCACTCTCAGAATCAGGCCAAGTTCTCAGGAGAGCGGCTACCCAACGAAACGATTCTTGACTTCCGAAAGATTGTCAACGTCATCGAGACCCGATCGGTTCCTCATCTACAAGATTTATCCAAATGCCAATCAAAGAATGACTATCTCCAACACTATATATTCCGACTCTTCTCAGACTCGGTCATGGTCTGCCTATATAGGCCAGCCATGACGGGCGATGAAACCCAAGACAGCGACATTACAGAGTACTACCTGAACCGATGCCGATCTGCTCTACAAACATACATGGAACTGCTCAAGTTGAATGGAGCTTTCCAGAGGCTTTGGTTCTTTGTTCACATTACTTTCAGCTGCGCTCTGATTTTGGGCCAGGCGGCCAATACGCAGAACGTTCATGCCGACAAGGAGTTTTTGAAGCGTTTCTTCCATAGCGTCTCGGAAAACCGCGCTTTTGTCAACCTTCCTGTCTATGAAAACGCTTGGAAGTTGCTGCGCGAGTTCCTATTTGCAAACGAGCCAATCATGGAATCCTGA